The following proteins come from a genomic window of Suricata suricatta isolate VVHF042 chromosome 5, meerkat_22Aug2017_6uvM2_HiC, whole genome shotgun sequence:
- the RTP2 gene encoding receptor-transporting protein 2 — translation MSTSLTTCEWKKVFYEKMEVAKPADSWELIMDPNLKPNELAPGWKQYLEQHASGRFHCSWCWHTWQSAHVVILFHMYLDREQRAGSVRMRVFKQLCHECGTARLDESSMLEENIESLVDNLITSLREQCYDEDGGQYRIHVASRPDTGPHRSEFCEACQEGIVHWKPSEKLLEEEATTYAFSGASKPSAQEGSGYNFFSLRWCLFGASLCLLIVYLQFSFRGSAFL, via the exons ATGAGTACCAGCCTAACCACTTGTGAGTGGAAGAAAGTCTTCTATGAAAAGATGGAGGTGGCTAAGCCCGCCGACAGCTGGGAACTCATCATGGATCCCAACCTCAAGCCCAATGAGCTGGCCCCAGGCTGGAAGCAGTACCTGGAACAGCATGCCTCAGGCAG gTTCCACTGCTCCTGGTGCTGGCACACCTGGCAGTCAGCGCACGTGGTCATCCTCTTCCACATGTACCTGGACCGCGAGCAGCGAGCGGGCTCGGTGCGCATGCGCGTCTTCAAGCAGCTGTGCCACGAGTGCGGCACGGCGCGGCTGGACGAGTCGAGCATGCTGGAGGAGAACATCGAGAGCCTGGTGGACAACCTCATCACCAGCCTCCGCGAGCAGTGCTACGACGAAGACGGCGGCCAGTACCGCATCCACGTGGCCAGCCGCCCGGACACGGGGCCGCACCGCAGCGAGTTCTGTGAGGCCTGCCAGGAGGGCATCGTGCACTGGAAGCCCAGCGAGAAgctgctggaggaggaggccaCCACCTACGCCTTCTCGGGGGCTTCCAAGCCAAGCGCCCAGGAGGGCTCCGGCTACAACTTCTTCTCCCTTCGCTGGTGCCTCTTCGGGGCCTCCCTCTGCCTGCTCATTGTCTACCTGCAGTTCTCCTTCCGCGGCTCTGCCTTCCTGTAG
- the SST gene encoding somatostatin, whose translation MLSCRLQCALAALSIVLALGGVTGAPSDPRLRQFLQKSLAAAAGKQELAKYFLAELLSEPNQTENDALEPEDLSQAAEQDEMRLELQRSTNSNPAMAPRERKAGCKNFFWKTFTSC comes from the exons ATGCTGTCCTGCCGCCTCCAGTGCGCGCTGGCCGCGCTGTCCATCGTCCTGGCTCTGGGCGGTGTCACCGGCGCGCCCTCCGATCCCAGGCTCCGTCAGTTTCTGCAGAAGTCCCTGGCTGCTGCCGCGGGGAAGCAG GAACTGGCCAAGTACTTCTTGGCGGAGCTGCTGTCTGAACCCAACCAGACAGAGAACGATGCCCTGGAACCTGAAGATTTGTCCCAGGCTGCTGAGCAGGACGAAATGAGGCTGGAACTGCAGAGATCCACCAACTCAAACCCTGCCATGGCTCCCCGAGAACGCAAAGCTGGCTGCAAGAATTTCTTCTGGAAGACTTTCACATCCTGTTAG